From the Clarias gariepinus isolate MV-2021 ecotype Netherlands chromosome 3, CGAR_prim_01v2, whole genome shotgun sequence genome, one window contains:
- the tk2 gene encoding thymidine kinase 2, mitochondrial isoform X2: protein MLSSSQGKLVRDGEDRKPVICIEGNIASGKTTCLEYFSKTSNIEVLTEPVSKWRNVRGHNPLALMYEDPTRWGLTLQTYIQLTVLDHHLSKITAPVRMMERSLYSAKYIFVENLYKSGKMPEVDYAVLTEWFEWIISNISLPVDLIVYLQTSPETCLARLKQRCRQEEKVIPLEYLEALHHLYEDWLINQTSFKVPAPVLVIPADHDLQKMLHQYEENRDKIFTVPRAP from the exons ATGTTGTCTTCTTCTCAAGGAAAACTGGTGCGTGATGGTGAGGACAGAAAACCAGTG ATTTGCATTGAGGGAAACATCGCGAGCGGAAAGACGACGTGTCTGGAgtatttcagcaaaaccagCAACATCGAG GTTCTGACTGAACCGGTTTCCAAATGGAGGAACGTTCGAGGACACAATCCACTG GCTCTGATGTACGAGGACCCGACGAGGTGGGGTCTCACACTGCAGACCTACATCCAGCTCACTGTCCTCGACCATCACCTCTCCAAAATA ACGGCCCCGGTCAGGATGATGGAGAGATCTCTGTACAGCGCAAAGTACATATTTGTGGAAAATCTCTATAAAAG TGGGAAGATGCCTGAAGTGGATTACGCTGTCCTGACCGAGTGGTTCGAGTGGATCATCAGTAACATCTCCCTTCCTGTAGACCTGATTG TCTACCTGCAGACGTCTCCTGAGACATGTCTCGCGCGTCTAAAGCAGAGATGCAGACAAGAAGAAAAAGTCATTCCACTG gagtaCCTGGAGGCTCTTCATCATCTGTATGAAGACTGGCTGATAaaccaaacctcatttaaagtTCCTGCTCCTGTTCTG gtcatCCCGGCTGATCATGATCTTCAGAAGATGCTCCATCAGTATGAGGAGAACCGAGACAAGATCTTCACCGTGCCTCGAGCTCCATAA
- the si:ch211-189a15.5 gene encoding uncharacterized protein si:ch211-189a15.5 — MTNVSGGETAKVGHQDVLERYVSFYSRVWSEGGVRVCEDTQLMEQAGQVLVTPGRAAHTFTLLPFYPTLIDIISTTSSTSNASTSNASTSNASTSNASTSNATTVLQRLSKAFEVLELFCINLFLFPWRKEIKTLKKFTGHFVYYIKAILPLQTIRTVLHHIGYDSETDTEYQLSENADPNRAKEMGFELLLARIECEHLINITSQTSDAEALEIIQKQCSAPALQEEPDLDHSPNGVLEEDRASRDDFLLNPELCLKSSDLDMNECQTSRHGSFLSEDKSILEMQKDYPDLAFRQRPIFKSSSTRVRRSGVRDMKSGRETSGPLTITLHPEAPQPSVEPRSSEEQPQLVGAASHTPGLKCGDDTPVSDLADRMDKLKLKEFPGEEPLKCPVEETAQCEKIETIPILCSPSHESVCSITGCGSCFASDRLQQHHGITEPPQSFYIPNRVSGSAPAPPAEHDENNDPCSRADPVLHHTLEL; from the exons ATGACCAACGTTTCTGGAGGTGAGACGGCTAAAGTGGGACATCAGGATGTCCTGGAGCGCTACGTGAGTTTCTACAGCCGGGTGTGGAGTGAGGGCGGCGTGAGGGTGTGTGAGGACACACAGCTGATGGAGCAGGCCGGGCAGGTGCTGGTAACCCCGGGTCGGGCAgcacacaccttcacactcctgccatttTACCCCACTCTGATCGACATCATCAGCACCACCAGCAGCACCAGTAACGCCAGCACCAGTAACGCCAGCACCAGTAACGCCAGCACCAGTAACGCCAGCACCAGTAACGCCACCACCGTGCTTCAGCGCCTGAGTAAAGCCTTCGAGGTGCTCGAGCTGTTCTGCATTAACCTGTTCCTCTTTCCCTGGAGAAAAGAGATTAAAACCCTGAAG AAGTTCACAGGTCATTTTGTTTACTACATCAAAGCGATTCTGCCGCTGCAGACGATTCGGACCGTCCTCCACCACATTGGCTACGACTCTGAAACCGACACCGAGTATCAACTGTCCGAAAACGCCGACCCAAACCGGGCCAAAGAAATGGGCTTTGAGCTCCTTCTGGCCCGGATTGAATGTGAACACCTGATTAATATCACGAGCCAGACGTCTGACGCTGAAGCTCTGGAGATCATCCAGAAGCAATGTTCTGCTCCGGCTCTTCAGGAGGAACCGGATCTCGATCACAGTCCAAACGGGGTTCTGGAGGAGGACAGAGCAAGCAGAGACGACTTCCTGTTAAATCCAGAACTGTGTTTAAAATCTTCAGACCTGGATATGAACGAGTGCCAAACCTCCAGACATGGATCGTTCCTGAGTGAGGACAAGTCCATCCTGGAGATGCAGAAGGATTACCCAGACCTGGCCTTCCGACAGAGACCCATCTTTAAAAGCTCATCTACCAGGGTAAGGCGTTCCGGAGTGAGAGACATGAAGTCGGGCCGTGAAACGAGTGGCCCTCTTACCATCACCTTACACCCTGAAGCTCCACAACCTTCTGTAGAACCTCGTTCCTCAGAAGAGCAGCCTCAGCTTGTTGGAGCTGCATCACACACTCCGGGGTTAAAATGCGGCGACGACACCCCGGTGTCGGACCTGGCCGACAGGATGGACAAGCTGAAGCTGAAGGAGTTCCCCGGCGAGGAGCCTCTGAAGTGTCCGGTGGAGGAGACGGCGCAATGCGAGAAGATCGAGACGATCCCGATCCTCTGCAGTCCCTCGCACGAGTCCGTCTGCAGTATCACCGGCTGCGGCAGCTGCTTCGCCTCCGACCGACTCCAGCAGCACCACGGCATCACCGAGCCTCCGCAGTCATTCTACATCCCCAACCGTGTGAGCGGTTCTGCTCCGGCGCCCCCTGCAGAGCACGATGAGAACAACGATCCATGCAGCAGAGCCGATCCCGTCCTACACCACACCCTGGAGCTCTGA
- the LOC128519330 gene encoding chemokine-like factor codes for MEEKQSITVRFVELDLPFLKSKRGLLKIAELVVLFMAFVSFAAAARPAYISATCLEFFITLALLILYLLKLHKSLSFFFWPLIDVLNSCFAALFLCIISLVAVSTFTTKGTLVGGLMGFVAVVLWCVDGFFIFRKITFNQTSSSAPH; via the exons ATGGAGGAGAAGCAAAGTATTACGGTCAGGTTTGTGGAGTTGGATTTGCCATTCCTCAAGTCCAAACGAGGTTTACTGAAAATCGCAGAACTG GTGGTGTTGTTCATGGCGTTTGTGAGTTTCGCAGCGGCGGCACGGCCGGCCTACATCTCAGCCACATGTTTGGAGTTCTTCATCACGCTTGCTCTGCTCATCCTCTATCTGCTGAAACTCCACAAATCACTCAGCTTCTTCTTCTGGCCTCTGATA gACGTCTTAAACTCTTGCTTTGCTGCACTCTTCTTGTGTATCATCAGCCTGGTGGCCGTGTCCACGTTCACTACCAAGGGTACTTTGGTGGGAGGG ctcatGGGTTTTGTGGCTGTAGTGTTGTGGTGTGTCGATGGTTTCTTTATCTTCAGGAAAATCACCTTCAACCAGACAAGCAGTTCGGCGCCTCATTAA
- the tk2 gene encoding thymidine kinase 2, mitochondrial isoform X1, which translates to MIRLMNTCRATFNSFNFIPPAVSVCPLHSALRTGKLVRDGEDRKPVICIEGNIASGKTTCLEYFSKTSNIEVLTEPVSKWRNVRGHNPLALMYEDPTRWGLTLQTYIQLTVLDHHLSKITAPVRMMERSLYSAKYIFVENLYKSGKMPEVDYAVLTEWFEWIISNISLPVDLIVYLQTSPETCLARLKQRCRQEEKVIPLEYLEALHHLYEDWLINQTSFKVPAPVLVIPADHDLQKMLHQYEENRDKIFTVPRAP; encoded by the exons ATGATCCGGTTGATGAACACATGTCGAGCGacttttaattcttttaatttcatCCCTCCGGCCGTGAGTGTGTGTCCGCTCCACAGCGCGCTCAGGACag GAAAACTGGTGCGTGATGGTGAGGACAGAAAACCAGTG ATTTGCATTGAGGGAAACATCGCGAGCGGAAAGACGACGTGTCTGGAgtatttcagcaaaaccagCAACATCGAG GTTCTGACTGAACCGGTTTCCAAATGGAGGAACGTTCGAGGACACAATCCACTG GCTCTGATGTACGAGGACCCGACGAGGTGGGGTCTCACACTGCAGACCTACATCCAGCTCACTGTCCTCGACCATCACCTCTCCAAAATA ACGGCCCCGGTCAGGATGATGGAGAGATCTCTGTACAGCGCAAAGTACATATTTGTGGAAAATCTCTATAAAAG TGGGAAGATGCCTGAAGTGGATTACGCTGTCCTGACCGAGTGGTTCGAGTGGATCATCAGTAACATCTCCCTTCCTGTAGACCTGATTG TCTACCTGCAGACGTCTCCTGAGACATGTCTCGCGCGTCTAAAGCAGAGATGCAGACAAGAAGAAAAAGTCATTCCACTG gagtaCCTGGAGGCTCTTCATCATCTGTATGAAGACTGGCTGATAaaccaaacctcatttaaagtTCCTGCTCCTGTTCTG gtcatCCCGGCTGATCATGATCTTCAGAAGATGCTCCATCAGTATGAGGAGAACCGAGACAAGATCTTCACCGTGCCTCGAGCTCCATAA